The Taeniopygia guttata chromosome 22, bTaeGut7.mat, whole genome shotgun sequence genome has a window encoding:
- the LOC100227014 gene encoding interleukin-1 beta isoform X1, whose product MAFVPDLDTLESSSLNEETFYGPNCLCPQKKPRLDLEGTSPGVGIQVTVTKGPLSRTFRQAAVLVVAVTKLLKQPSRKDFADSDLGSFLDDIFEPVSFRCIRGSYTRAPVFRYTRSQSFDILDIDHKCFVLESPTQLVALHLQGPSAGQKVKLNIALYRPRPSQGSPGSGRMPVALGIKGYQLYMSCVMSGTKPVLQLEEADIRRDIESVELTRFIFYRLDSPSEGTTRFESAAFPGWFVCTSLQPRQPVGITNTPDQVNIATYELSGR is encoded by the exons ATGGCATTTGTCCCTGATTTGGACacactggagagcagcag CCTCAATGAGGAGACATTTTATGGCCCCAACTGTCTGTGCCCACAGAAG AAGCCCCGACTGGACTTGGAGGGGACATCGCCTGGGGTGGGCATCcaggtgacagtgacaaaaGGACCCCTTTCCAGGACCTTTCGCCAGGCTGCTGTCCTGGTGGTTGCTGTCACCAAGCTCCTAAAGCAGCCATCACGCAAGGACTTTGCTGATAGTGACCTTGGCAGCTTCTTGGATGATATTTTCG AGCCCGTCTCCTTCCGGTGCATCAGAGGCAGTTATACCAGGGCACCTGTTTTCCGCTACACTCGCTCCCAGTCCTTCGACATCCTGGACATTGACCACAAGTGCTTCGTGCTGGAGTCACCCACCCAGCTGGTGGCCCTACACCTACAGGGACCTTCTGCTGGACAGAAAG TGAAGCTCAACATTGCTCTGTACCGTCCCCGGCCATCGCAGGGCAGTCCAGGGTCTGGAAGGATGCCGGTGGCATTGGGTATCAAGGGCTACCAGCTCTACATGTCATGTGTGATGAGTGGCACCAAGCCcgtgctgcagctggag GAAGCTGACATCAGGAGGGATATTGAGAGTGTGGAGCTGACCCGCTTCATCTTCTACCGCCTGGACAGCCCATCTGAGGGGACCACCCGCTTCGAATCGGCCGCTTTCCCTGGCTGGTTCGTTtgcacatccctgcagccccGCCAGCCTGTCGGCATCACAAACACCCCAGACCAGGTGAACATTGCTACCTATGAGCTGAGTGGGCGCTGA
- the CKAP2L gene encoding cytoskeleton-associated protein 2-like → MGVAWLRAARHGLSRRGTRVIAATRLQGKAAANSGGAAAVGGAGGAGVERAAAPGEGAPGLGLRGAGTGGAGGPGACGGAGEGRCEALRCGELGSVVLLGRVPCGAANNGARAGVWLSPLVVLKKAVSARERPVNRNKKDISGTVMEDAQEIGKLGARSTQHTCHTALKKPSNTSQRAGGVCPVQPGNNAMFPASAQARGMLPSSSSGQLNPGRSQKFAQETVTAAAPQVGSDHPPPGAPHTLNVGLQDRLVCNKENHSPQASTSSELINTFQPIRTQPLQPSQFLPTSANLIHKNPGTKQEERTDVRQPVTAPRGSLKQHSQPHPVRRFPAKPPTLGKPQGSTNLKSNRNPGVTLPWPRPMVKEVTGRKDMKVVPPRHTAASQGTSHPNQSPSLHNSKTHVLEDDLRSRSEQLKPELPKASGMQARRIPRIPSAPDRKKQLEEWVASKGKTYKRPPMVLLQKQAVKPSCIKVKAKEKQENPEKCCQEKINNILTECQKLIEEGAHAEEIWEMLSLVPQAEKFAKFWICQAKLLARSGSFDVMQLYVEAVCAGAEPIEEVRRAAINILKNGGQKLEGEKAEEPILQEPTTPCPGERQSTVSTPGLVGRPMTSLPSSVKLQVTSACRGRKFLEGSELKFVTPVRRSQRIERVGSHYPEMLKDHDPVVSSLSEILDAEEETCFFFRKNKALPEVTELEGLSSYPPKSS, encoded by the exons ATGGGTGTGGCCTGGCTCCGCGCGGCGCGGCACGGCTTGTCACGGCGCGGCACGCGTGTCATTGCGGCCACCCGCCTGCAGGGG AAGGCGGCGGCCAAtagcggcggcgcggcggctgTTGGCGGCGCCGGCGGTGCCGGGGTGGAGCGCGCGGCAGCGCCCGGTGAGGGAGCCCCGGGGCTCGGTCTGAGGGGTGCCGGTACTGGGGGTGCGGGCGGCCCAGGGGCCTGTGGGGGCGCAGGAGAAGGGCGCTGTGAGGCCCTGCGGTGCGGGGAGCTGGGATCTGTGGTCCTTCTGGGGCGGGTACCTTGTGGGGCGGCCAATAACGGAGCCAGAGCCGGCGTTTGGCTCTCTCCATTGGTTGTCTTGAAGAAGGCGGTGAGCGCGCGGGAGCGCCCG GTTAACAGGAACAAGAAAGATATTTCTGGGACTGTGATGGAGGATGCTCAAGAGATTGGCAAGCTTGGAGCCAGATCCACACAGCACACTTGCCACACTGCTCTGAAGAAGCCTTCAAATACATCTCAGAGAGCAGGAGGGGTGTGtccagtgcagccagggaacAATGCGATGTTTCCTGCTTCTGCACAGGCTAGAGGCATGCTCCCATCTTCAAGCTCTGGTCAACTAAATCCAGGCAGGAGCCAGAAGTTTGCACAGGAGactgtcactgcagcagcacctcaggTGGGAAGTGACCACCCTCCTCCAGGAGCACCTCACACCCTAAATGTGGGGCTGCAGGACAGGCTTGTCTGCAACAAGGAAAACCACAGCCCACAAGCCTCCACATCCTCAGAGCTGATCAACACTTTCCAACCTATCAGAACTCAGCCATTGCAGCCCTCTCAGTTCCTTCCTACTTCTGCTAATTTGATACATAAAAACCCAGGGACAAAGCAGGAAGAAAGGACTGATGTGAGGCAACCTGTCACAGCTCCAAGGGGAAGTCTtaagcagcacagccagcctcACCCAGTGAGAAGATTTCCCGCCAAGCCTCCCACCTTGGGCaagccccagggcagcacaaaccTGAAATCCAACCGGAACCCAGGTGTCACTTTGCCATGGCCAAGGCCCATGGTTAAAGAAGTGACGGGCAGGAAGGACATGAAGGTGGTGCCTCCTCGACACACAGCAGCATCCCAAGGAACAAGCCACCCAAACCAGTCTCCCAGCTTACACAACTCCAAAACTCACGTCCTTGAGGATGATTTGAGAAGTAGGAGTGAACAGCTTAAACCAGAGCTGCCCAAGGCAAGTGGCATGCAGGCTAGGCGCATTCCAAGGATCCCATCAGCTCCAGATCGTAA GAAACAGCTGGAGGAGTGGGTGGCATCCAAAGGCAAGACCTACAAGCGGCCACCAATGGTGCTGCTTCAGAAGCAGGCAGTGAAGCCATCCTGCATAAAGGTCAAAGCAAAGGAGAAGCAAGAAAATCCAGAGAAGTGCTGCCAAGAAAAGATCAACAACATATTAACTGAATGCCAGAAGCTCATTGAGGAG GGTGCCCATGCAGAGGAGATCTGGGAAATGCTGTCCCTTGTGCCCCAGGCAGAGAAATTTGCCAAATTCTGGATCTGCCAAGCAAAGCTGCTGGCCCGGAGCGGCTCCTTTGATGTGATGCAGCTGTACGTAGAAGCAGTCTGTGCCGGGGCTGAG CCAATTGAAGAGGTCAGGAGAGCtgctataaatattttgaagaatgGAGGCCAAAAACTGGAAG gagaaaaggcagaggaaCCCATTCTTCAGGAGCCTACCACACCTTGTCCAGGTGAGAGGCAGTCCACAGTGTCAACTCCAGGCCTGGTGGGGAGACCCATgacctcccttccctcctcagtgAAGTTACAAGTTACATCTGCATGCAG AGGAAGGAAATTCCTGGAAGGCTCAGAATTGAAATTTGTAACACCCGTGCGGCGCTCACAACGGATTGAGAGGGTTGGGAGTCACTACCCAGAGATGCTGAAAGACCATGACCCTGTGGTGTC
- the LOC100227014 gene encoding interleukin-1 beta isoform X2 produces the protein MAFVPDLDTLESSSLNEETFYGPNCLCPQKVMLWWWDWWGPGHMEARLSSYIPFLPQKPRLDLEGTSPGVGIQVTVTKGPLSRTFRQAAVLVVAVTKLLKQPSRKDFADSDLGSFLDDIFEPVSFRCIRGSYTRAPVFRYTRSQSFDILDIDHKCFVLESPTQLVALHLQGPSAGQKVKLNIALYRPRPSQGSPGSGRMPVALGIKGYQLYMSCVMSGTKPVLQLEEADIRRDIESVELTRFIFYRLDSPSEGTTRFESAAFPGWFVCTSLQPRQPVGITNTPDQVNIATYELSGR, from the exons ATGGCATTTGTCCCTGATTTGGACacactggagagcagcag CCTCAATGAGGAGACATTTTATGGCCCCAACTGTCTGTGCCCACAGAAGGTAATGCTGTGGTGGTGGGACTGGTGGGGTCCAGGTCATATGGAAGCCAGGCTCTCATCCTACATCCCCTTTCTTCCCCAGAAGCCCCGACTGGACTTGGAGGGGACATCGCCTGGGGTGGGCATCcaggtgacagtgacaaaaGGACCCCTTTCCAGGACCTTTCGCCAGGCTGCTGTCCTGGTGGTTGCTGTCACCAAGCTCCTAAAGCAGCCATCACGCAAGGACTTTGCTGATAGTGACCTTGGCAGCTTCTTGGATGATATTTTCG AGCCCGTCTCCTTCCGGTGCATCAGAGGCAGTTATACCAGGGCACCTGTTTTCCGCTACACTCGCTCCCAGTCCTTCGACATCCTGGACATTGACCACAAGTGCTTCGTGCTGGAGTCACCCACCCAGCTGGTGGCCCTACACCTACAGGGACCTTCTGCTGGACAGAAAG TGAAGCTCAACATTGCTCTGTACCGTCCCCGGCCATCGCAGGGCAGTCCAGGGTCTGGAAGGATGCCGGTGGCATTGGGTATCAAGGGCTACCAGCTCTACATGTCATGTGTGATGAGTGGCACCAAGCCcgtgctgcagctggag GAAGCTGACATCAGGAGGGATATTGAGAGTGTGGAGCTGACCCGCTTCATCTTCTACCGCCTGGACAGCCCATCTGAGGGGACCACCCGCTTCGAATCGGCCGCTTTCCCTGGCTGGTTCGTTtgcacatccctgcagccccGCCAGCCTGTCGGCATCACAAACACCCCAGACCAGGTGAACATTGCTACCTATGAGCTGAGTGGGCGCTGA